Proteins from a genomic interval of Coccinella septempunctata chromosome 2, icCocSept1.1, whole genome shotgun sequence:
- the LOC123306268 gene encoding eIF-2-alpha kinase GCN2 isoform X1 — MNEKPDVRQKIELRALSSIYPCLEDLNNGNKKKPINIRIKLEPSQGSVSNYEMLVEVYLHVKCPPLYPEELPNIQLEESKGLKSDDLEKLLHELFEIAKKKKGNESIFDLCQCVQDFLYEHNKKKLAFREKEEERKRAEKREEERKAKELDEELSRFINSKKTLAVPSYSSSVERSSSPEEIIEVCSHEPVCKIDLGSRHILRGKCLKHFSSNHSVHVGFDVESGGNYTVYEWKLTNFSDNEEQIFKQIRAIEQEFNSSLKSLKHDNLISYYNITSSKQGDHYIIQTVEEQIDALNCHTLFVKCEIKIGIQYTRYIAKNVLKALDYLHSKNIVHRDLGGSCIYILEGDIVKVANYATHRRLSDLVENKVSVYYNKKKDILRFGKFILELVSGIPASDEEEMNIPVSLPLDLYDFLGRCKDEEQQYSAAELLKHEFITRNSPQMDHGDDESEDPENNFNFKMQRRNLIRYTSTSLDQSRISSEFELIDLLGEGAFGSVHKYKNKLDERFYAIKKIPLNIRSKHTIKKIKNEVKLLSRLDHENVVRYFTSWIEEIDEDDTASSCEASSSTGQEENVKFIKKPEQLSLYDDVEKLAPPISKNKVSTTYSHLQSESSSDSESSDDDDEENNSSSKKSESDDIIFEESENASKSNDNIAEESKESKNKVRNLTRTYMYIQMEFCEKSTLRSAIDYTSLCNDEPRVQRHFREILEGLDYIHRQGMIHRDLKPANIFLDMRNRVKIGDFGLATRNLKGKLNDDHTHKSELDSLKDMGESKTGHVGTFFYVAPEVNANAKAVYNSKVDIYSLGIILFEMCYKPFPTGMERHSVLVDLRTKDVKFPKDFESTLVRKNAVMIRLLLEHDISKRPTAQDILKSELAPPPIFEDIELFNYMSYTVANPQTKVYKSLIGNLFKQKLPLIKDLTYDYDESSTSFGKSLDVNFDLVKTIAVNVFMNHGAKNMFTPHFMPFSNTYTYQDKENCVKLMTHGGDIVSIPSDLRVHFARYVAWNSLYLIKRYSIERVFHEQKVFGVSPKGLYECAFDIVTPSPGKHLLSDGEVLQTVYEILSQLPVFNSENVVIHLNHTSLLTAIMLHFGIEQELHSKILEIFCGHENKSNDLNNSLVNLKLSISQIISLTGIFFSKTEPGKVPQIIKTILNSKVDEIKKCGTEAYQELKKIMDIAKEMGVGFAICIVPGLMYNFQQFSGMICKFLFIRNRHKQSKMETLAAGGRYDAMIAHYRSLFLETHLAKNISQSAVGISIFLDKVVQLLQKSQSPGASLKFADVLVCLEEEWPPQRVVTVLNNLSSLQIQWILFQTNSIKEAYEYSEDLRIPHLVLLLKDYNEKKIFLKSWNEDRSRYREKECNITELVEELNKAIKKGSQTNDVALSRSESKTFVEKPIESITIVFHTAVPSRTRIESQINSKLDEIRQRYHGPIVVLAFNLDMDIIKMLATYLEFHSESAFQKSVKHLDQRHVKEKKLQEVSEFIYEHKTKSNRPFVILYSLKESAYRYI; from the exons atgaatgagaaaCCGGATGTTCGGCAGAAAATCGAACTGCGTGCATTATCG TCAATATATCCATGCCTTGAAGATCTCAATAatggaaacaaaaaaaaaccaatTAATATTCGTATCAAATTGGAACCATCTCAAGGCAGTGTCAGCAATTATGAGATGCTTGTTGAAGTCTATTTACATGTTAAATGTCCACCACTGTATCCAGAAGA gttaccaaatattcaattggaAGAAAGCAAAGGCCTTAAATCTGATGATTTAGAAAAACTCTTGCATGAGCTATTCGAAATTgctaagaaaaaaaaaggaaatgaaTCTATTTTCGATTTGTGCCAATGTGTACAGGATTTCTTATATGAgcacaataaaaaaaagttagcATTTAGAGAAAAAGAAGAGGAAAGGAAACGTGCTGAGAAAAGGGAGGAGGAGAGGaag GCTAAAGAATTGGATGAAGAACTATCCAGATtcataaattccaaaaaaacccTAGCTGTTCCATCATACTCATCATCTGTAGAAAG AAGTAGTTCTCcagaagaaattattgaagtttGTTCCCATGAACCTGTATGCAAAATCGATTTAGGTTCAAGACATATTTTGAGAGGAAAATGCTTAA AGCACTTTAGCTCAAATCATTCTGTTCATGTTGGATTTGATGTGGAAAGTGGCGGAAACTATACAGTGTATGAATGGAAACTGACAAATTTTAGTGACAATGAGGAACAAATATTCAAACAAATAAGAGCTATAGAACAAGAATTCAACTCAAGCCTCAAGTCACTGAAACATGATAATTTAATATCATATTATAACATCACATCAAGCAAACAGGGGGATCATTATATCATCCAAACAGTGGAGGAACAGATCGATG CTCTCAACTGCCACACCTTATTCGTCAAATGTGAGATCAAGATCGGTATTCAATATACAAGGTATATCGCAAAGAATGTGCTAAAAGCTTTAGATTATTTACATAGTAAGAATATAGTCCATAGAGATCTAGGAGGTTCCTGTATTTACATACTTGAAGGAG ATATTGTGAAAGTTGCAAATTATGCGACACATCGAAGACTTTCGGATTTGGTGGAAAACAAAGTATCTGtgtattataataaaaaaaaggatATTCTAAGATTCGGGAAGTTCATTCTTGAATTAGTTTCCGGCATACCAGCATCTGATGAGGAAGAAATGAATATACCTGTATCGCTACCTCTTGATCTTTACGATTTCCTCGGACG ATGTAAAGATGAAGAGCAGCAATACTCAGCGGCTGAGTTACTGAAACATGAATTCATTACCCGAAACTCCCCTCAAATGGATCATGGGGATGACGAATCAGAAGATCCTGAGAACAATTTCAACTTTAAAATGCAGAGGAGAAATCTAATAAGATATACTTCAACAAGTTTAGATCAGTCTAGGATATCGTCTGAATTTGAATTGATAGATCTACTTGGAGAAGGTGCCTTCGGCAGCGTTCATAAG tataagaacaaactGGACGAACGATTCTATGCAATCAAAAAAATCCCATTGAACATAAGGAGTAAGCATactatcaaaaaaatcaaaaatgaagtCAAGCTTCTCTCTAGATTGGATCATGAGAATGTCGTGAGGTATTTCACTTCATGGATCGAAGAAATAGATGAAGATGATACGGCAAGTTCGTGCGAGGCCTCTTCTTCAACGGGGCAAGAAGAGAATgtgaaattcattaaaaaacctGAGCAG TTGTCTCTGTATGATGATGTAGAGAAATTAGCACCTCCGATAAGTAAAAATAAAGTTTCAACAACTTATAGCCATCTCCAATCCGAGTCTTCGTCTGACTCTGAGTCTAGTGACGATGACGATGAGGAAAACAATAG TTCTAGTAAAAAATCGGAGTCTGATGACATAATATTTGAAGAGTCAGAAAATGCATCAAAATCAAATGACAACATTGCAGAAGAAAGTAAGGAATCAAAAAATAAAGTTCGAAATTTGACGAGAACGTACATGTATATTCAGATGGAATTTTGCGAGAAGAGTACCCTTAGGTCAGCAATCGATTACACTTCCTTATGCAATGATGAGCCCAGAGTTCAACGACATTTTAGAGAAATTCTTGAAG GCCTAGATTATATTCACAGGCAAGGAATGATTCACAGAGATCTGAAACCGGCAAATATTTTTTTGGACATGAGGAACCGCGTCAAAATCGGTGATTTTGGACTGGCCACGAGAAATCTGAAGGGCAAACTGAATGACGACCATACCCATAAAAGCGAATTGGATTCTTTGAAGGATATGGGTGAGAGTAAGACTGGACATGTGGGGACCTTTTTTTATGTAGCCCCTGAAGTGAATGCCAATGCCAAAGCGGTTTATAATTCAAAAGTTGACATTTATAGTTTAG GTATTATTTTATTCGAAATGTGCTACAAGCCATTTCCGACTGGAATGGAAAGACACTCAGTGTTAGTTGACTTGAGGACTAAGGATGTTAAGTTTCCAAAAGATTTCGAATCAACTTTAGTGAGAAAAAATGCAGTCATGATCag ATTGCTCTTGGAACATGACATTTCCAAACGACCCACAGCACAAGACATACTGAAATCGGAACTTGCGCCTCCTCCTATTTTCGAGGATATAGAACTGTTCAACTATATGAGCTATACGGTTGCGAATCCTCAAACCAAAGTGTACAAATCGTTAATAGGGAATCTGTTCAAGCAAAAACTGCCCCTAATCAAAGATTTAACCTATGATTATGACGAATCGTCCACCTCCTTTGGTAAAAGCTTGGATGTGAATTTTGACTTAGTAAAGACGATAGCAGTAAAT GTGTTCATGAATCATGGTGCCAAAAATATGTTCACACCCCATTTTATGCCTTTTAGTAACACTTACACATATCAGGATAAAGAAAACTGCGTTAAATTAATGACTCATGGGGGAGATATAGTTTCCATTCCAAGTGATCTCAG GGTACATTTTGCCCGCTATGTAGCGTGGAATTCTTTGtatttgataaaaagatattcgATTGAAAGAGTTTTCCATGAGCAGAAGGTGTTTGGAGTCAGTCCGAAAGGTTTATATGAATGTGCCTTCGATATAGTGACCCCCTCCCCAG GTAAACACTTATTATCTGATGGAGAAGTTCTACAAACAGTGTATGAAATCTTGAGCCAATTGCCAGTTTTCAACAGTGAGAATGTAGTTATACATTTGAACCATACGTCATTGCTGACAGCTATAATGCTCCACTTCGGGATAGAACAAGAATTGCACTCTaaaattctagaaatattttgtggGCATGAA AACAAAAGTAACGACTTGAATAATAGCCttgtcaatttgaaattatCCATTTCTCAAATCATCAGCTTGACTGGTATATTTTTCTCCAAAACCGAACCCGGTAAGGTCCCACAGATCATTAAAACAATACTGAATAGTAAAGTAGATGAAATCAAGAAGTGTGGTACTGAAGCTTATCAAgaactgaaaaaaatcatgGATATCGCAAAAGAAATGGGTGTTGGG TTCGCGATTTGCATCGTACCAGGATTGATGTATAACTTTCAACAATTCTCCGGGATGATTTGTAAATTTCTGTTTATAAGAAACAGACATAAACAGAGTAAAATGGAGACACTGGCTGCAGGAGGTAGATACGATGCAATGATTGCCCACTATAGAAGCCTGTTCCTTGAAACGCACCTGGCTAAAAATATATCGCAGTCCGCTGTTGgtatatcgatatttttggaTAAAGTCGTTCAATTGCTTCAAAAAAGCCAATCTCCTGGTGCCAGTCTAAAGTTTGCGGATGTTCTGGTCTGTTTGGAAGAAGAATGGCCTCCACAACGAGTGGTGACA GTACTGAACAACTTATCATCACTTCAAATACAGTGGATTTTATTTCAAACTAATTCAATCAAAGAGGCATATGAATATAGTGAAGACTTGAGAATTCCCCACCTCGTTTTGCTGCTGAAAGactacaatgaaaaaaaaatctttttgaaAAGCTGGAACGAAGACAG ATCTAGGTATCGAGAAAAAGAGTGCAACATAACTGAATTAGTCGAAGAACTTAACAAAGCCATAAAGAAAGGTTCTCAAACTAATGATGTTGCATTGAGTAGGTCCGAAAGTAAGACATTCGTTGAAAAACCCATTGAGTCCATAACGATAGTATTCCATACAGCAGTTCCTTCAAGAACTCGCATCGAGAGTCAA attaACTCGAAGTTGGATGAAATTAGACAACGATACCATGGACCAATAGTAGTTCTAGCTTTCAATCTCGATATGGACATCATAAAAATGCTAGCCACATACCTAGAATTCCATTCTGAAAGTGCATTCCAGAAATCTGTGAAACATCTAGACCAGAG gcaTGTTAAAGAGAAGAAACTGCAAGAAGTTAGCGAGTTTATTTATGAACATAAGACCAAATCAAATAGGCCATTTGTAATTTTATACAGTTTGAAAGAATCAGCTTATAGGTATATATAG
- the LOC123306268 gene encoding eIF-2-alpha kinase GCN2 isoform X3, which yields MNEKPDVRQKIELRALSSIYPCLEDLNNGNKKKPINIRIKLEPSQGSVSNYEMLVEVYLHVKCPPLYPEELPNIQLEESKGLKSDDLEKLLHELFEIAKKKKGNESIFDLCQCVQDFLYEHNKKKLAFREKEEERKRAEKREEERKAKELDEELSRFINSKKTLAVPSYSSSVERSSSPEEIIEVCSHEPVCKIDLGSRHILRGKCLKHFSSNHSVHVGFDVESGGNYTVYEWKLTNFSDNEEQIFKQIRAIEQEFNSSLKSLKHDNLISYYNITSSKQGDHYIIQTVEEQIDALNCHTLFVKCEIKIGIQYTRYIAKNVLKALDYLHSKNIVHRDLGGSCIYILEGDIVKVANYATHRRLSDLVENKVSVYYNKKKDILRFGKFILELVSGIPASDEEEMNIPVSLPLDLYDFLGRCKDEEQQYSAAELLKHEFITRNSPQMDHGDDESEDPENNFNFKMQRRNLIRYTSTSLDQSRISSEFELIDLLGEGAFGSVHKYKNKLDERFYAIKKIPLNIRSKHTIKKIKNEVKLLSRLDHENVVRYFTSWIEEIDEDDTASSCEASSSTGQEENVKFIKKPEQLSLYDDVEKLAPPISKNKVSTTYSHLQSESSSDSESSDDDDEENNSKKSESDDIIFEESENASKSNDNIAEESKESKNKVRNLTRTYMYIQMEFCEKSTLRSAIDYTSLCNDEPRVQRHFREILEGLDYIHRQGMIHRDLKPANIFLDMRNRVKIGDFGLATRNLKGKLNDDHTHKSELDSLKDMGESKTGHVGTFFYVAPEVNANAKAVYNSKVDIYSLGIILFEMCYKPFPTGMERHSVLVDLRTKDVKFPKDFESTLVRKNAVMIRLLLEHDISKRPTAQDILKSELAPPPIFEDIELFNYMSYTVANPQTKVYKSLIGNLFKQKLPLIKDLTYDYDESSTSFGKSLDVNFDLVKTIAVNVFMNHGAKNMFTPHFMPFSNTYTYQDKENCVKLMTHGGDIVSIPSDLRVHFARYVAWNSLYLIKRYSIERVFHEQKVFGVSPKGLYECAFDIVTPSPGKHLLSDGEVLQTVYEILSQLPVFNSENVVIHLNHTSLLTAIMLHFGIEQELHSKILEIFCGHENKSNDLNNSLVNLKLSISQIISLTGIFFSKTEPGKVPQIIKTILNSKVDEIKKCGTEAYQELKKIMDIAKEMGVGFAICIVPGLMYNFQQFSGMICKFLFIRNRHKQSKMETLAAGGRYDAMIAHYRSLFLETHLAKNISQSAVGISIFLDKVVQLLQKSQSPGASLKFADVLVCLEEEWPPQRVVTVLNNLSSLQIQWILFQTNSIKEAYEYSEDLRIPHLVLLLKDYNEKKIFLKSWNEDRSRYREKECNITELVEELNKAIKKGSQTNDVALSRSESKTFVEKPIESITIVFHTAVPSRTRIESQINSKLDEIRQRYHGPIVVLAFNLDMDIIKMLATYLEFHSESAFQKSVKHLDQRHVKEKKLQEVSEFIYEHKTKSNRPFVILYSLKESAYRYI from the exons atgaatgagaaaCCGGATGTTCGGCAGAAAATCGAACTGCGTGCATTATCG TCAATATATCCATGCCTTGAAGATCTCAATAatggaaacaaaaaaaaaccaatTAATATTCGTATCAAATTGGAACCATCTCAAGGCAGTGTCAGCAATTATGAGATGCTTGTTGAAGTCTATTTACATGTTAAATGTCCACCACTGTATCCAGAAGA gttaccaaatattcaattggaAGAAAGCAAAGGCCTTAAATCTGATGATTTAGAAAAACTCTTGCATGAGCTATTCGAAATTgctaagaaaaaaaaaggaaatgaaTCTATTTTCGATTTGTGCCAATGTGTACAGGATTTCTTATATGAgcacaataaaaaaaagttagcATTTAGAGAAAAAGAAGAGGAAAGGAAACGTGCTGAGAAAAGGGAGGAGGAGAGGaag GCTAAAGAATTGGATGAAGAACTATCCAGATtcataaattccaaaaaaacccTAGCTGTTCCATCATACTCATCATCTGTAGAAAG AAGTAGTTCTCcagaagaaattattgaagtttGTTCCCATGAACCTGTATGCAAAATCGATTTAGGTTCAAGACATATTTTGAGAGGAAAATGCTTAA AGCACTTTAGCTCAAATCATTCTGTTCATGTTGGATTTGATGTGGAAAGTGGCGGAAACTATACAGTGTATGAATGGAAACTGACAAATTTTAGTGACAATGAGGAACAAATATTCAAACAAATAAGAGCTATAGAACAAGAATTCAACTCAAGCCTCAAGTCACTGAAACATGATAATTTAATATCATATTATAACATCACATCAAGCAAACAGGGGGATCATTATATCATCCAAACAGTGGAGGAACAGATCGATG CTCTCAACTGCCACACCTTATTCGTCAAATGTGAGATCAAGATCGGTATTCAATATACAAGGTATATCGCAAAGAATGTGCTAAAAGCTTTAGATTATTTACATAGTAAGAATATAGTCCATAGAGATCTAGGAGGTTCCTGTATTTACATACTTGAAGGAG ATATTGTGAAAGTTGCAAATTATGCGACACATCGAAGACTTTCGGATTTGGTGGAAAACAAAGTATCTGtgtattataataaaaaaaaggatATTCTAAGATTCGGGAAGTTCATTCTTGAATTAGTTTCCGGCATACCAGCATCTGATGAGGAAGAAATGAATATACCTGTATCGCTACCTCTTGATCTTTACGATTTCCTCGGACG ATGTAAAGATGAAGAGCAGCAATACTCAGCGGCTGAGTTACTGAAACATGAATTCATTACCCGAAACTCCCCTCAAATGGATCATGGGGATGACGAATCAGAAGATCCTGAGAACAATTTCAACTTTAAAATGCAGAGGAGAAATCTAATAAGATATACTTCAACAAGTTTAGATCAGTCTAGGATATCGTCTGAATTTGAATTGATAGATCTACTTGGAGAAGGTGCCTTCGGCAGCGTTCATAAG tataagaacaaactGGACGAACGATTCTATGCAATCAAAAAAATCCCATTGAACATAAGGAGTAAGCATactatcaaaaaaatcaaaaatgaagtCAAGCTTCTCTCTAGATTGGATCATGAGAATGTCGTGAGGTATTTCACTTCATGGATCGAAGAAATAGATGAAGATGATACGGCAAGTTCGTGCGAGGCCTCTTCTTCAACGGGGCAAGAAGAGAATgtgaaattcattaaaaaacctGAGCAG TTGTCTCTGTATGATGATGTAGAGAAATTAGCACCTCCGATAAGTAAAAATAAAGTTTCAACAACTTATAGCCATCTCCAATCCGAGTCTTCGTCTGACTCTGAGTCTAGTGACGATGACGATGAGGAAAACAATAG TAAAAAATCGGAGTCTGATGACATAATATTTGAAGAGTCAGAAAATGCATCAAAATCAAATGACAACATTGCAGAAGAAAGTAAGGAATCAAAAAATAAAGTTCGAAATTTGACGAGAACGTACATGTATATTCAGATGGAATTTTGCGAGAAGAGTACCCTTAGGTCAGCAATCGATTACACTTCCTTATGCAATGATGAGCCCAGAGTTCAACGACATTTTAGAGAAATTCTTGAAG GCCTAGATTATATTCACAGGCAAGGAATGATTCACAGAGATCTGAAACCGGCAAATATTTTTTTGGACATGAGGAACCGCGTCAAAATCGGTGATTTTGGACTGGCCACGAGAAATCTGAAGGGCAAACTGAATGACGACCATACCCATAAAAGCGAATTGGATTCTTTGAAGGATATGGGTGAGAGTAAGACTGGACATGTGGGGACCTTTTTTTATGTAGCCCCTGAAGTGAATGCCAATGCCAAAGCGGTTTATAATTCAAAAGTTGACATTTATAGTTTAG GTATTATTTTATTCGAAATGTGCTACAAGCCATTTCCGACTGGAATGGAAAGACACTCAGTGTTAGTTGACTTGAGGACTAAGGATGTTAAGTTTCCAAAAGATTTCGAATCAACTTTAGTGAGAAAAAATGCAGTCATGATCag ATTGCTCTTGGAACATGACATTTCCAAACGACCCACAGCACAAGACATACTGAAATCGGAACTTGCGCCTCCTCCTATTTTCGAGGATATAGAACTGTTCAACTATATGAGCTATACGGTTGCGAATCCTCAAACCAAAGTGTACAAATCGTTAATAGGGAATCTGTTCAAGCAAAAACTGCCCCTAATCAAAGATTTAACCTATGATTATGACGAATCGTCCACCTCCTTTGGTAAAAGCTTGGATGTGAATTTTGACTTAGTAAAGACGATAGCAGTAAAT GTGTTCATGAATCATGGTGCCAAAAATATGTTCACACCCCATTTTATGCCTTTTAGTAACACTTACACATATCAGGATAAAGAAAACTGCGTTAAATTAATGACTCATGGGGGAGATATAGTTTCCATTCCAAGTGATCTCAG GGTACATTTTGCCCGCTATGTAGCGTGGAATTCTTTGtatttgataaaaagatattcgATTGAAAGAGTTTTCCATGAGCAGAAGGTGTTTGGAGTCAGTCCGAAAGGTTTATATGAATGTGCCTTCGATATAGTGACCCCCTCCCCAG GTAAACACTTATTATCTGATGGAGAAGTTCTACAAACAGTGTATGAAATCTTGAGCCAATTGCCAGTTTTCAACAGTGAGAATGTAGTTATACATTTGAACCATACGTCATTGCTGACAGCTATAATGCTCCACTTCGGGATAGAACAAGAATTGCACTCTaaaattctagaaatattttgtggGCATGAA AACAAAAGTAACGACTTGAATAATAGCCttgtcaatttgaaattatCCATTTCTCAAATCATCAGCTTGACTGGTATATTTTTCTCCAAAACCGAACCCGGTAAGGTCCCACAGATCATTAAAACAATACTGAATAGTAAAGTAGATGAAATCAAGAAGTGTGGTACTGAAGCTTATCAAgaactgaaaaaaatcatgGATATCGCAAAAGAAATGGGTGTTGGG TTCGCGATTTGCATCGTACCAGGATTGATGTATAACTTTCAACAATTCTCCGGGATGATTTGTAAATTTCTGTTTATAAGAAACAGACATAAACAGAGTAAAATGGAGACACTGGCTGCAGGAGGTAGATACGATGCAATGATTGCCCACTATAGAAGCCTGTTCCTTGAAACGCACCTGGCTAAAAATATATCGCAGTCCGCTGTTGgtatatcgatatttttggaTAAAGTCGTTCAATTGCTTCAAAAAAGCCAATCTCCTGGTGCCAGTCTAAAGTTTGCGGATGTTCTGGTCTGTTTGGAAGAAGAATGGCCTCCACAACGAGTGGTGACA GTACTGAACAACTTATCATCACTTCAAATACAGTGGATTTTATTTCAAACTAATTCAATCAAAGAGGCATATGAATATAGTGAAGACTTGAGAATTCCCCACCTCGTTTTGCTGCTGAAAGactacaatgaaaaaaaaatctttttgaaAAGCTGGAACGAAGACAG ATCTAGGTATCGAGAAAAAGAGTGCAACATAACTGAATTAGTCGAAGAACTTAACAAAGCCATAAAGAAAGGTTCTCAAACTAATGATGTTGCATTGAGTAGGTCCGAAAGTAAGACATTCGTTGAAAAACCCATTGAGTCCATAACGATAGTATTCCATACAGCAGTTCCTTCAAGAACTCGCATCGAGAGTCAA attaACTCGAAGTTGGATGAAATTAGACAACGATACCATGGACCAATAGTAGTTCTAGCTTTCAATCTCGATATGGACATCATAAAAATGCTAGCCACATACCTAGAATTCCATTCTGAAAGTGCATTCCAGAAATCTGTGAAACATCTAGACCAGAG gcaTGTTAAAGAGAAGAAACTGCAAGAAGTTAGCGAGTTTATTTATGAACATAAGACCAAATCAAATAGGCCATTTGTAATTTTATACAGTTTGAAAGAATCAGCTTATAGGTATATATAG